The Labeo rohita strain BAU-BD-2019 chromosome 22, IGBB_LRoh.1.0, whole genome shotgun sequence genomic sequence CCGGGACCCACACAGCCCCCCAGCCCCCCAGCCCCCCCTCAGTTCCAACACTGGTTACACATAGCCGGATTAAATCGGGTCTATAGTTAACCGAgagggttaaaggagaagtccacttccagaacaacaccAAACAATTTaccaccctcttgtcatccaagatgttcatgtctggtgtcttcagtcgttaagaatctgtttttttttttttttttttgttgaaaatttcagttttcaaatataatggacttcattggtgccctgaatctgaacttccaaaatgcagtttaaatgcagcttcacaaAAACTTATATACTTCTTTAACCAGAAGGATGCTTTGCATTTCCGGTCtccagtgtttctagtcaaattagcgTATATTCCGAGCTGAtaaatctaatgttaaacctattaaaatgttgttaaaaagcacatggctcCATAGCGCCATCACTTTGCAATGTCATAATGACCATCATTTGTCAGAGCCTCACTCCTCAAAGATTAACAAATGTGTGTAGATGACACCAAGCTGCTGACATTAGCTACATTAGAAACAGATGGGCGCTATTTGAATGGGTTCTGTGGAAGAAACTTCTCTTTTACTTCTCTTATGTGCTTATACAGAATATTGTGTAAGTATCTACTTCATTTAAACCTGCTGTGAGGATGGCGTGAGAGAAGGGTATTGGGGccctaaatataaagatttgaaTCTTGGGAGTATGATGTAGCAGAATGTATTTGTCTGACTCTTACTATGTGTGGAAAGTTACCGGTTAGGAGATGTAACCTTGAAAGCTAGATATAAGTTGGAGTGAGCCCTCCCTTCTAGGTTGCACTCTGCAGtaacctgtgtttctgtatgtctgtctgaccttctttgcaaagaataaatgtatgaaaagacagttgactgagtttgtctcttaAGCTGtgagtgtcatttttttttttttttttgccacaacAGTTTCTATTGAGACTGAAATAGAAGAGCATCCAATCGAAAGttaaaatttgtaaattgtataCTCAGGTAAAAGGTCTATATGTGAACCAAAAAGAGAGTCTAAATGCAGGGATCTCAAACAACTAAGACCAAACTACAGACGGATAGTGATACAGCtaatctttatatttaaaaaaaaaaaaaaaaatctcatcaaATCTCATCAGATAGGTAggattactttaaaataattaaattcaacatttaatcaacaaaatgatataatatttctgactttttttttttgcaatcgTTTAATGcagaaatgaaatatttgatgttttacaTCATGTAATCATTAACTAACACAAGAGACCCGTCATCTAATTAGTGAAactaacttaaaataaactttagaAAAGTTTAAttgaaattcaaatgaaaaaggaaaatatgAATTACGCCAAACCACTTCGAAATTTGAATGACAACTACTCTAGTatattaatgatactaaaataacactggtttaTGCTTATCAAGCAGTCTTTTCACTGAAAATATAAGTTGCTTAAATAATGATCATTTATAATATTcaaacagtttatttaaaacagtatgagtttattaaaagaaatatgagatacaatgcaaacatgcaaataaagtGCAAAAAGAAAATCTAGAAGAAAACAATGGgacaaagaaacaaaggaaAGGGTGTGGTCAAAATAGTATCCATGGTAACAAACAAAGGGTGCAGAGAATCCAATTAAACAAGAACAGGAAACATACACTGACACATACTATGGAAGTATTTTTCCAATTGATTTTCTCCATAAGGATTTCAAATTCTAATGAGTTCTAATGAACCAAACCAGCTCTGCGCTGGatcacaataaaacacatgTGTTTGGATTATTTTACACTTTGCACATGTAGTGTGCAAATACAATACTGATGCACatgacaaatgaaataaaatttgacaaCACAATACTGGTAGAGCAGATCTGCTTCACATggagcttttttaaaaatgaaataatgatgctgacCAGAACATAGTCAAAGgataatttaagaaattaatttatgaaaatgcaACTAGATTTGCCTATGACAGACTGTTACAGTGTCTTTTGTAACTGGTAGTGAGCTGTTACTCCAGGGCATATACAGGAATCATGAGTTAAATGTAATACCTTTTTAAGGTATTACCATACATTTTAAGACCTCATCACCACTTCAGGTTTTAACTGGTTACATAGGCAACACTTTGACTTGCATTTACTATATAATGGTTGTAAGATGGCACAACTAAACAGTCTTAGTTCCTGACAAGCGATTTAGCTGTCCACACCAGACGTAAGTCACGTGACGCCACAGCCATTCAGAAGCACAGAATTACACTGCACTCTTAacgaaataaaattttataatctaattcataaatatgaaacctttttaacattgttaaaaactaaatattggaTATTGGTCATGGAAAACACTTGTTTGTTCGCAGTTTTAACATATGtttgcttaaatttattttcaagctCTGAGGTAAACTATCTGTTGTTGCTTTCAGCATTGCTATAAATGTCACGcaaaatgatattcaaactcacattagacacttttaacactgaataaagcacataatcagtACCTGAGATTATAACTGTCATACTTTGTGTTGTTGTTCCAGCTTCTACCATTTCTAAAACAGAAATTTTGTGTGTCAAAAACTTAGGACAAAAACTCCTTTTATCGCGTAATAGGACACGGTGTTGTATCGTAAGATGTGCTCGGTTTACacaaaaaagaacagcaatCATTCAAAGGCGATTTAAATACATTGTGAGTAACAATTGCAGTCCTGACAGATTATTTTAGAACCAGCCACTATCAAAATAATCTGCCTGCGGGCACGGGGCAGATATTATAGCTGGCGGGCCGCCAGTTGCCGACCACTGATTTTGACTGTCCTGAGAGCTCATGGAAGATTAGTTTTAAAGGTCTACACACATGTATATCTGTGTAAATTCAAGGTTAAATGCTAAATTGGATATTTCCATCTATTGTCACAAAGCAtatgaattaatataataacttGATATTGTGTTATGTTATTGTTGAAGTGAATACAATGTATATAGAAAATCATTTTGTGAACTTTAACCATGAATAAGAGCCGCCTAGTGCTTCTTTCAGTAGCTTCACTCCAGAAACATTCAAGCTCCATCTGATCTGCTGAGACCAGCTCAGCCTTCAAGAAATTGCTTGAAACACATCACTTCCACAAGCACTTCACTGATAAGCATAAGGCGTTTATAATAAACATGCTAAATAATAGAGTGTTTATGATGATTTATGGCGATGGGAATCATTTTGCAGATACACAATCCACTTATGATCCTGTTAGGTCCTGTGACGTTTTCCTGTCTGTAagaaaacaataattcacaGAAGATTACCCCCAAGAAAAACCAAAGCACCcccataaaaaaatgaaatgaaataaaaacatttgacgcATAACACATGCATAACTACTGCAATGCAATACAACCTGACATGATTTGCAGTCGCACGTAATGTcagcatttaattttaaaaatggatcGGTTCCTTGTGCCAAGGAACTATACTCTATACTAGCAAAATATTAAAAGGCTACAGTATTTTTACCTAATTTCATAAAGACAATATTTTCCTCTTACTATAATAGCTGTCTGTAATACTTACCCTTAAAACTCCTACATCAAACCACGGCAGTCGACAGAGCGAATAACAATGACACGTATTCCTTTACCTGGAAATGAATCAGGAACACAAAAGTCTTTACAGTCACTGTTGCCAACTCTCGCAAGTCAAATAAGCACTTGCAACTTCAAAAACAAGCCCCATATTATTTGATTACATATTATcatgcatatttattaatacaatgCAAACTGCAtgaaagtgcattcatccataaCCCACACGGCTCCGGGAGATGAATAAAGTCCTCCTGAAGcgaattaatgtgtttttgtaagaaaaaaaaatctatctatatatttttttctaaacagtAATCTCTAGCTTCGTTTCAATCGCCACGCTGGTGTCTTAAGTCATCCGCTGGAATGGCATTCTAGCGAACTTGGCTTGCACTGCGCCCCCTAGAGCACAGTAAAGGATTAATTCCAGGACAAAATGCTTCAAGGAGTGTGCTCCTCCATGTCAGAGATATCTGACACTTAGACATTAGCACAATTTATGCATGGTATGTTTGAGAAAAGGATGGCTGAATGTGTTTTGGTGATTtggttaaacattttttttctatcacTAAGCTAAgtggtctaaatgtatttattttgtctgtGGAAGGTGTAGTACCATAAAATGTTTGTCCAATCATATCCCTTGGTCCAAGGGCTATGATAGGCTGTCCTGTCTgcatatgtatttgcatacctcTCTGCACCCTGTTCAAACAGACATGATATGTCATCAGCGTGTTCCATTATGCTATTGCAGACCGAGCGAGAATGGAAGgcattattattgtaatattatgcgctttgtactgtaatgttttcttaCTGGACATGAGGTAATCTGACAACATTGCATGAAATCCTCCACCAACACTGTTACTCATCGTGTTGCTGCTTAGCCTCTGGTCTGCCTGAATACGTTCATGTGTTTTGGAGGAGGCGTGGCTTTGGAGAGTAATTTGCAGGGAGGGTGGGAGCAGGGTAGGTGTAGGGGACATTTTACTGTACCAGTAAGtcagcatccatttaataattttaataaaacttataATTAACTCTTAGCAaaattattgcatactgttttataatgtgctACCATTCTGAGGTGCAGATATATGCCACTATTTGCAAAAAGtggtataaatagcagaaaatactgtcatttttacATGATGTAAATAGAACCCGTGGCTATTTTCAAACTTGcagttagtttcagttttacagTTTGTCAGTCTGatcttaaatgaaaacaaatactgGTGCTCAGAATAATAGTGatccataataaaaattaaaacatggctTTTCCCAATTGTTCTTGTTactttttctttacatttaacTAATCAGTTAacttattatttgtatttaatattaatagtatataCTTATAGTAAGTatctaaatgtatatatatttagatatatatttatatataaagccATAGAGACAATAAAATACTGTCAGTTTAAAAATGACGTATTCTCAAATTCTAAAGACTAAATGATACTCACCAGTGACAGTAACTCTGAAGCTCCTAATGATGCTGAATCTGCTGCTGTTGATCTGTAGtttataaagtccagagtctgtggttctggtgtttgtgatggtcagagatccagtctgatttACCTCCaatctgtctctgaatctcccatcacaCTGATCATCTGTACAGATCTCAAACTGATCTTTAGTGATTTTAGCGATGcagatgtcattaaaataccaCGTCATCAAATTCCACGTCATTATCACACCAGGATCTAAAGTAACATTTTCTCCCTCCTTCACACAGATTTCATCTCGTTCAGCAGCAGAGACACCTGAAACACAAACCAACAGCTGCTGGAGGATCTTTTTGGGGTGAAAAATAGTGTGAAAATAATTATGGATATTCATTTCCTCTGAAATTCATTAGAAACAAAATTAACAGCCTTTATTCATATAGAAgtcattctgttctgttcaatGATGCAggtaaagagaaaaacaaaaacaactgtcTTTTAAACATAATGACTCACCATGTACAGTAACATTGAAGGTTGTTTTGTAGTCTCTAAAGTTGATGATCACTAGtttataaagtccagagtctgtggttctgatgttcatgatggtcagagatccagtctgattgtccagcttcagtctgtctttgAATCTCTCAGTACCTTCATTACACTGAACATCTGTACAGATAAAACTAAGATCTCCATTGATGTAAGCGATGCGAGTGTCATTAAAATACCACTGAATCTTTTCTTGttggtttattttaacatcagTGTGTAGAGTGACTGTATCTCCCTCCATCACAAACACTGAGACTCCATCTGAACCAGCACCAGACACACCTAAAAAATTAACAGATAGTTATAAATGTCTTGGAATACATTCACTGCACTGcatttatgtttcaaaataataataataataataaaatgtgactcaAAGTGCTTtgcaacaacaacacacacacacacacacacacacacaatacaacaCATTcaataaaacagacattttaagTGTAAACTACTCAAAGGCCAAGTTAAAACAATAACTTGTGCTAGCTTCCCTAATATCTAAAGGTAATGTATTCCATAGTTTTGGaacataatttcataattttataaatggctccatcaccattttttttttttcttcctgaaCTAGGAACCTCTAGTAAATGTGAAGATCTTAAAGTTCTTGATGGAGTATAATTAACAAGAGAactgttatgttattttataggAAGCCAGTGCAATGTAGCTGGATCTGGTGTTATATGTTTTGGATAATCTGAAGTCTATTCATTGATTTTTGTGGAAGACCAGTAAAAAGTGAATTACAGTAGTAAAGTCTACTTGAAATGAAGGCATGAATTAATTTCTTTCCGTTTTAAAAGAGGTCGAAGTTTAGCAATGTTCCTTAAATggaaaaattatgattttttattaatgtgagAATTAAAACTTAAATCAGAGTCTAAAATTACACCAAGACTTGTGACCTCTGGGTGAACCCAAGGAGTCAAATTGACTAAATTCTTATACACCATTTCTGTAAATATcatttgtgtgaaaatattacattattattacatttagtttGTAAAAGGCCGTTAACGCACACCAGAAACGCTGAAGATGGAGAGAGGAGAAAATactaggggtgggaatcttttGGTACCTCAAAAGATTTGATTAGTTTAGATTCTTAGGGTCATGAttcgattaaaaataaattttcagtttttaatcacgattcacaatttttcttttgtgcaaacTTTTTGTGCAAACTGGCCATCAAACACACCAGTATATTGATACAAAGTCCTGTAGTCCTAACTCAAGAAATCAGTGATgcctattaactattaacttcctaataaatcaaaaatattttaaacttccTATTAGGGATGTGCCAGAATCCTAAGACCATGTTCAGAAAGGAAATGACATGTACTACGGAACCCCTAAAGGTAATAAAAAcaagatgggaggaaaaatatattttatctctccaattatattgttgggtaattatactgtatataaattccAGACATCAGGGAACTGCTATTAATATTCGGAGCACTGAAAGTAGGGCATGATGTATTAGTTTTTCCTCCTCCATTCAAGTGTCCTTAGACTGTAAAGTCCAAAAGGAATTTTCATTTAGGTCAACTGGATGTTGTTCGATTAAcctaaattttgagaaaattattattatacaaataacCAATTGACATTTTGACCTAAAATTCAAGGTCATAATAAAATGGAGATTTAATTGAGATTAAATTACTTTGTGCACCGAAAAGACAGAATGTGCAGGAAACCTTTAGCCACGATTGGATACCTTCATTGGGCCAATTGGGTAGACCTTACAGTGCAATCCCATAAGAGTATGAGTGGTCTGTGGCTGAATCTACTGACAGTGCTCAGATTAACCAACACAGATGCAACATTGGTTTATTTGGTTGCTTTGTTGGTCAAACAGCATCTTGGGTGGTTTTtggctaaaataaatataatatataaataaataaataaataaagtacaaaataaacTCCTCGTTTAGTCCTTTTACTGTAACTACATACGGAACACTGTGTTTCCCCACGGACGCTACTATTTAAGACCGTAAATTAATTGTTAAAGACTAAGTGCCATTTATGTTAATTGTCTTattctctctctgtgacacaCAGGAAGTTAGAAAGTTAGTGAATATCAAACGAAGAGtgcctcagcatgattacaaCTGTGACAGTGATTTGGTGCCGATTTTATGCAAGATCATCAACAAacaataagttaatattaagagacttacattttagacagcatattgcctgtttttgctctgtttCGCCACTGTTTCACTGTTTTGTGTCTTTGAGCAACATGGCGGTGTttcattcttgaatgaatcacccGTTAAATGATTCCCCAGCAAGCaatttttggtctaaaaaacatgtattagccgttgaaacacagcccagacgtctaggctaaaataaggttgtcattgggctgtcagtgaaagACGTcttgggctgtcagtgaaagACGTCTAAACATAGCCCTAGAATAGATTAGACATCATTTAGACCACTATTAAACAAATACATCTGAATGTCTATTAGACATTGAATCTGCGTCTAGGCTTAAACAAGACTGAatttgggctgtcagtgaaaatttaatagacgtctaaCCATAGTCCAATAATAGACTAGTCATCAAACAGACAGCTAATGAACGGCTACATATATAcatctaaaacacaacaaaatgaccatccatccaaacaaactacatatacagcttttattaagaaaaataacattaacaacttaagaaaatacaaaagtataaaaatgcaaaagaattaatgacaaaataaaatataaatgcattacactcatatataaatattatgattaaaaaaaaaaatatatatatatatatatatatttttttttttatttttatttttttttttattttttttttttttcttgtataaaaTGTTTCCCAACTGCATTCTTCAGGTACAACTCAAGTACAAGTTGGTCATCACTGCatctgcaaaataagaaaaaaacaaatagcatAAGAAAAGCTTTTTGAGAGAGAACTGAGAGAGAAAGCTCTGAATATGAGGGAATTTTTAAAACCCTAAAACAGAATACAGACTGAGGTGGTTAACAATTGCGGACAAAGTtcactgacattttaaaatcaccagtaaaggaattattttttacatttctgatttgCGCTGTGAATTATTAAGTATTGACACCACAATGTTTGATTAATGTGGCACACTTTGAAGACTTTACCTTTCCAGCATCCTTCTGGCACTGTCTTTGAGATTTGTTCATTCAATTCTGCACAACTTTGACACCTGAATAACACATACTAATGTCAGGCAGGTAGTATTATATGTGTCACtgtaaaagtgtccaaaattgtCTGGCACAACTAATTTTATATCAACACAGTATCACTGCTGATACTGTAACTAAAATGTAACCCAGTACACACATTAACCTTAAATGTACATGGAATAATTATTCACCCCTAccgtttttattacattatgtcTTCTGATTGTACCGGTTAGGTTTTAATGCTGCATTGCACATCTTAACTGTTTGCACTATTTTAATACTGGtgcaaactttttataattgaacattttatattgcaatttgaaataatttgtatttttgagcttTAGTATCAATTTGGAAGTTTCAAACTAAATCTTATTGTACTTGTACAATAACAAAGATACTCTATTCAATTAGCTCATGCTTTCTCTGTATGTAACAAGCCATTGTTCAGTcataaatgcaatataatagttaaaataaatgactgaatttgtCAAAGATGAGAGCTCTAGTgaggaaatgttgttttggaaatattttttttttgtttgtgtttgtctgtttgtttgttgtttacaCCATTGCTGCCTGGATCTCCTCTTTTTCCAACAGCTTTTCCAGATGTAGAAACTCCTCCTCAATTTGTCCAATTCTTCTGAATGTGtgttcactgtataaattaatatagattaatcaaagctgtttgttctgttgttttgctgttttaaaatcgcttgagtttgtaaacacatacaaatgaaCTTTCACTCTATTATCTATTAAATTTTGCAATGAATCCTGTGATCACATGCTGTACCGTGGGATCTAGTCCATAGGGATCACTATCATCTATGATCTGCTCCCTTCACTAAAATGTCACGGTTCCTATACATGATAACAAATAAAGTATagataaacaatgaacacataTACTTACCAAGACCAAGCAGGAAA encodes the following:
- the LOC127153296 gene encoding uncharacterized protein LOC127153296, whose translation is MGTKKCLVSLLAFSTFLVYGVSGAGSDGVSVFVMEGDTVTLHTDVKINQQEKIQWYFNDTRIAYINGDLSFICTDVQCNEGTERFKDRLKLDNQTGSLTIMNIRTTDSGLYKLVIINFRDYKTTFNVTVHGVSAAERDEICVKEGENVTLDPGVIMTWNLMTWYFNDICIAKITKDQFEICTDDQCDGRFRDRLEVNQTGSLTITNTRTTDSGLYKLQINSSRFSIIRSFRVTVTGKGIRVIVIRSVDCRGLM